The following are from one region of the Thermofilum sp. genome:
- a CDS encoding ATP-dependent helicase, translating to MKGSITYAVREYSKEEVLRVLNPLVAEWFSRKFDDLTPPQRLALIPIHEGKNVLVSSPTGTGKTLTAFLIALSELFDMAQRGELEDKVYVLYVSPLRALNNDIFRNLEEPLREIYELAKERGVSLPQIRHVVRTGDTTSSQRQSMLRRPPHILITTPETLAIVLVAPKFREKLRSVKWVIVDEIHSLAENKRGAHLTLSLERLRELTGRDFIRIGLSATINPLEEVALFLVGYDDEGNPRPCVIVDARYAKRKSIRVVSPVRDLVHTPAQQVTQAMYETLYEVVKSSKTTLVFTNTRSGTEKVVFHLKMLARKRKDFSEDSIAAHHSSLSRGVRLDVEEKLKRGELKAIVSSTSLELGIDIGHIDVVAQVGSPKSVTRCLQRIGRSGHKLHETSRGVMVCVDRDDLVEVAVMVREAYRHHLDKVHIPKNALDVLAQHVAGMAIERKWSVDEAYRVVKRSYCYHELPREDFLNVLKYLSGGYGELESYRVYGKIWYDEVEGVFGRRGKYARVIYTLNVGTIPDEVSVKVLTLDRKYVGNIEEEFLERLTPGDRFVLGGKVYEFVRSDGMVAYVKPAFEQKPTIPAWFSEMLPLSYDLALKIGEFRRRMFEWLTGGKSEEEVKRYLKKECRVDDNSAEAIVGYFKEMILFLRSLGVSEFPSDRVILVERYVDEQGRTHHVFHALYGRRTNDALAHALAYLATQASGVNVGLAVHDNGFALVYPRGVEPRVSLSDVKPEKLEELLKRAIGNTELMKRRFRHVAARGLMILRNYKGHEISVERQQANAATLLKAVRKWEDFPMLKETYREILEDYMDIAHAREVLEKIEKGEVRLVELPRLDTPSPFAYNIVLEGLSDIVLMEDKRAMIARFHEQLMRKISTLSIAKRS from the coding sequence ATGAAGGGGTCGATTACTTACGCGGTCAGGGAGTACTCAAAGGAGGAGGTTCTTAGAGTTCTGAACCCGCTCGTAGCGGAGTGGTTTTCGAGGAAGTTCGATGATTTAACGCCGCCTCAGCGCTTGGCGCTGATACCGATTCACGAAGGGAAGAACGTGCTGGTTTCTAGTCCCACGGGTACGGGTAAGACGCTCACAGCTTTCCTCATAGCTTTAAGCGAGCTATTTGACATGGCGCAGCGAGGGGAGCTGGAGGATAAGGTCTACGTTCTCTACGTCTCTCCGCTAAGAGCGCTCAACAACGATATTTTCAGGAACTTGGAGGAGCCCCTCCGCGAGATCTACGAGCTCGCTAAGGAGAGGGGTGTCAGCCTTCCGCAGATAAGGCACGTCGTGAGAACCGGCGACACCACTTCCAGCCAGAGGCAGAGCATGCTGAGGAGACCCCCTCACATCCTCATAACAACGCCCGAGACGCTCGCGATAGTGCTCGTGGCCCCGAAGTTTCGGGAGAAGCTTAGGAGCGTGAAGTGGGTAATTGTAGACGAGATACACAGCCTCGCTGAGAACAAGCGCGGCGCTCACCTGACGCTATCGCTCGAGAGGCTGCGCGAGCTTACCGGCAGAGACTTCATCAGAATCGGGCTTTCCGCCACCATCAACCCCTTAGAGGAGGTCGCCCTCTTCCTGGTCGGCTACGACGACGAGGGCAACCCGCGGCCCTGCGTCATCGTCGACGCGAGGTACGCTAAGAGGAAGAGCATCAGGGTGGTTTCGCCGGTTAGGGACCTTGTCCACACGCCTGCTCAGCAGGTAACGCAGGCGATGTACGAGACGCTCTACGAGGTTGTGAAGAGCAGTAAAACCACCCTCGTGTTCACGAACACGCGGAGCGGGACCGAGAAAGTCGTCTTCCACTTGAAGATGCTGGCTAGGAAGCGGAAAGACTTCAGCGAGGACTCTATCGCTGCGCACCACAGCTCGCTGTCTAGAGGCGTGAGGCTAGATGTGGAGGAGAAGCTCAAGCGCGGCGAGCTGAAAGCGATCGTGAGCAGCACCAGCCTGGAGCTAGGCATCGATATAGGCCACATCGACGTTGTCGCTCAAGTCGGCTCCCCTAAGAGCGTGACTAGGTGCCTCCAGAGGATTGGGAGGAGCGGGCACAAGCTTCACGAGACCAGCCGGGGAGTGATGGTGTGTGTTGACCGCGACGATCTCGTGGAGGTTGCCGTGATGGTGAGAGAGGCCTACAGGCACCACCTCGACAAGGTGCACATCCCTAAGAACGCGCTCGACGTTCTCGCTCAGCACGTTGCCGGTATGGCTATCGAGAGAAAGTGGAGTGTCGATGAGGCTTACAGGGTCGTGAAGAGGAGCTACTGCTACCACGAGCTACCTAGAGAGGATTTCCTTAACGTGCTGAAGTACCTGAGCGGGGGCTACGGCGAGCTGGAGAGCTACAGGGTCTACGGCAAGATATGGTACGATGAAGTGGAGGGGGTTTTCGGGAGGCGCGGCAAGTATGCTAGGGTCATCTATACCCTGAACGTGGGCACGATACCCGACGAGGTGAGCGTTAAGGTTCTCACGCTCGACAGGAAGTACGTCGGCAACATCGAGGAGGAGTTCCTCGAGAGGCTGACCCCAGGCGACCGCTTCGTTCTCGGAGGGAAAGTCTACGAGTTCGTGAGAAGCGACGGCATGGTCGCGTACGTGAAGCCGGCCTTCGAGCAGAAGCCGACAATTCCGGCCTGGTTCAGCGAGATGCTTCCGCTCAGCTACGACCTAGCGCTGAAGATCGGCGAGTTCAGGAGGAGGATGTTCGAGTGGCTAACCGGCGGGAAGAGCGAGGAGGAGGTGAAGCGCTACCTGAAGAAGGAGTGCCGCGTCGACGATAACTCGGCTGAAGCGATAGTCGGCTACTTCAAGGAGATGATACTCTTCCTCCGCTCGCTCGGGGTCAGCGAGTTCCCCAGCGATAGAGTCATCCTCGTTGAGCGCTACGTAGACGAACAGGGGAGGACGCACCACGTTTTCCACGCGCTCTACGGGAGGAGGACGAACGACGCACTGGCGCACGCCCTCGCTTACCTGGCGACTCAGGCTTCAGGTGTGAACGTCGGCTTAGCTGTGCACGATAACGGCTTCGCGCTAGTCTACCCGAGAGGCGTGGAGCCGCGAGTTTCCCTATCCGATGTGAAACCCGAGAAGCTGGAGGAACTTTTGAAGAGGGCTATAGGGAACACCGAGCTGATGAAGAGGCGCTTCAGGCACGTGGCTGCGAGGGGCTTGATGATCCTCCGCAACTACAAGGGCCACGAGATCAGCGTGGAGAGGCAGCAGGCGAATGCTGCCACTCTACTGAAGGCTGTGAGGAAGTGGGAGGATTTCCCGATGCTGAAGGAGACGTACAGAGAGATCCTGGAGGACTACATGGACATCGCGCACGCGAGAGAGGTTCTCGAGAAGATCGAGAAGGGGGAGGTGAGGCTAGTGGAGCTGCCCCGCTTGGATACCCCCAGCCCCTTCGCCTACAACATTGTCCTGGAGGGCCTGAGCGATATCGTGCTAATGGAGGATAAGCGCGCGATGATCGCCCGATTCCACGAGCAGTTAATGAGAAAGATATCGACGCTTTCAATAGCGAAGAGATCCTGA
- a CDS encoding CPBP family glutamic-type intramembrane protease: MRVTLEDAWPLVCLAYTAAASTLSPTLAYILLLLYAAPLLKTGGVRDRRTRRRDAVVVPLLVLAGHLPAAGFAFSYNPSAVSLVFAAVSGIVEEMFFRGFLLEKAGLAIQAFVFALTHLSLSDPVSLVLTALLWPHYFALGLTFGVIADRRSWRLSAAAHAAYNVAAVTYGLPLELRVVAVLLAADMLNLLFVTLYFHTARRCNV; encoded by the coding sequence GTGCGCGTTACGCTCGAGGACGCGTGGCCTCTTGTCTGCCTCGCTTACACAGCTGCCGCGAGCACACTGTCACCAACTCTAGCGTACATTCTCCTACTCTTGTACGCAGCCCCTCTACTGAAGACAGGAGGGGTCCGCGACAGGAGAACCAGGAGGAGAGACGCCGTAGTAGTACCTCTCTTGGTTCTAGCCGGGCACTTGCCGGCCGCGGGCTTCGCTTTCAGCTACAACCCGTCAGCAGTATCGCTGGTCTTCGCCGCAGTCTCGGGCATAGTTGAGGAGATGTTCTTTCGCGGGTTTCTGCTCGAGAAAGCGGGGCTGGCGATTCAGGCTTTTGTATTCGCGCTCACGCACCTGTCGCTCTCGGACCCCGTGAGCCTCGTTCTCACAGCTCTCCTCTGGCCGCACTACTTCGCGCTGGGCCTGACCTTCGGAGTTATAGCTGACCGTAGAAGCTGGCGCCTTTCCGCGGCAGCGCACGCGGCCTACAACGTTGCCGCGGTAACATACGGCTTGCCGCTGGAGCTGAGAGTGGTAGCTGTGCTCCTCGCGGCGGATATGCTAAATCTGCTTTTTGTAACACTATACTTCCATACTGCAAGACGGTGTAATGTATAA
- a CDS encoding hydroxymethylglutaryl-CoA reductase, degradative: protein MPKYLRARHPRSSMSGEKTSRIPEFYKKPIDERLRIVAEFAGLSEEEVKLLRNFGNLDPEIADRMIENVIGAMSYPFAVATNFLINGKDYLVPMVIEEASVVAAASNAARVMRRDGGIKSKTTGPLMIGQIQVLGLKDPWYKRMLVLDHKEEILQAANEVDAMLVKVGGGARDLEARVVDGPRGPMLVVHLIVDVRDAMGANAVNTMAERVAPLIERITGGRVLLRIISNLADKRLVRSWVKVYKEDIGGEEVVDAIVDAWAFAAADPYRAATHNKGIMNGVIAVALATAQDHRAIEAGAHAYAARDGRYKPLSVWEKDPEGNLVGSLEMPLAVGTIGGATKVHPVARVALKILGVKSATELAEVMGAVGLAQNFAALRALATEGIQRGHMKLHARNIAIQAGAKGDLIDKVAEIMVREGKINFAYAQELIEKLSREGEADRKG, encoded by the coding sequence ATGCCTAAATATTTAAGGGCCCGGCACCCGAGAAGCTCGATGAGCGGGGAGAAGACTTCGCGCATACCGGAGTTCTACAAGAAGCCCATCGATGAGCGGTTGAGGATCGTCGCCGAGTTCGCCGGCCTCTCCGAGGAGGAAGTGAAGCTCCTGAGAAACTTCGGCAACCTTGACCCTGAAATCGCCGACAGGATGATTGAGAACGTGATCGGCGCGATGAGCTACCCCTTCGCCGTGGCTACGAACTTCCTGATCAACGGGAAAGACTACCTGGTCCCGATGGTTATCGAGGAGGCCAGCGTAGTGGCAGCTGCGAGCAACGCTGCCAGGGTGATGAGGAGAGACGGGGGAATCAAGTCTAAAACCACCGGTCCCCTCATGATCGGCCAGATCCAAGTTCTAGGCCTGAAAGACCCCTGGTACAAGCGCATGCTCGTCCTCGACCACAAGGAGGAGATCCTCCAAGCTGCCAACGAGGTAGACGCCATGCTGGTGAAGGTGGGGGGCGGGGCGAGAGACCTCGAGGCGCGGGTGGTCGATGGGCCGAGAGGCCCTATGCTCGTCGTACACCTTATCGTCGACGTGAGGGACGCGATGGGCGCTAACGCTGTGAACACGATGGCAGAGAGGGTAGCTCCATTAATCGAGAGGATAACGGGGGGTAGGGTTCTCCTCAGGATAATCTCGAACCTAGCCGACAAGAGGCTGGTGAGATCCTGGGTGAAAGTCTACAAGGAGGATATAGGCGGCGAGGAGGTCGTGGACGCGATCGTCGACGCCTGGGCTTTCGCCGCTGCAGATCCCTACCGTGCGGCAACCCACAACAAGGGAATCATGAACGGAGTTATCGCCGTCGCGCTTGCAACAGCCCAGGACCACAGGGCGATAGAAGCAGGTGCCCACGCGTACGCTGCGAGAGATGGAAGGTACAAGCCGCTGAGCGTGTGGGAGAAGGACCCGGAGGGCAACCTGGTCGGCTCGCTCGAGATGCCCTTAGCGGTCGGCACGATCGGCGGTGCTACAAAAGTTCACCCGGTGGCTAGGGTTGCGCTGAAGATTCTCGGCGTGAAGAGCGCGACCGAGCTGGCGGAGGTTATGGGCGCTGTAGGGCTCGCGCAGAACTTCGCTGCTCTTAGAGCGCTGGCCACCGAGGGGATACAGAGAGGGCACATGAAGCTTCACGCTAGGAACATTGCTATCCAGGCGGGGGCGAAAGGCGACCTCATCGACAAGGTAGCCGAGATAATGGTTCGCGAAGGTAAAATCAACTTCGCTTACGCCCAGGAACTCATCGAGAAGCTCTCGAGAGAAGGGGAAGCGGACAGAAAGGGGTAG
- a CDS encoding metallophosphoesterase, whose protein sequence is MQVPRLRIGEGVEIVGLGLYVESLDALLAADLHLGYEEALAAQGVFLPPAQYSEIRELLTSMVKESGARRLILLGDVKHEFGDVTRMEWRETLSLLELLQRDFGLRVEVVRGNHDNYLAGVLKRLGVPLHDPYLLEDGWLLMHGHLPPPMEFYSDKVERLAMGHEHPAILLRDELGAKLKLKAFLSGEHSGKAVYVLPALSPLMPGTEVNVDRPLLSPLLKDAEIDAFRVYAVDVEAGIFDFGELRSVKLALAYP, encoded by the coding sequence ATGCAGGTGCCGAGGCTCAGGATAGGTGAGGGGGTGGAGATCGTCGGTCTAGGCCTCTACGTCGAGAGCCTTGACGCGCTGCTAGCGGCGGATCTGCACTTGGGCTACGAAGAGGCTCTAGCTGCCCAAGGTGTTTTCCTGCCTCCGGCGCAGTACTCGGAGATAAGGGAGCTGTTGACGTCGATGGTGAAGGAGAGCGGGGCCCGCAGGTTGATCCTGCTGGGTGATGTAAAGCACGAGTTCGGCGACGTCACCAGGATGGAGTGGAGGGAAACGTTATCGCTTCTCGAGCTCCTCCAGCGAGACTTCGGCCTCAGGGTTGAGGTTGTCCGCGGGAACCACGACAACTACCTAGCCGGCGTTCTGAAGCGCTTGGGCGTGCCTCTTCACGACCCGTATCTGCTCGAGGATGGCTGGCTGCTCATGCACGGGCACTTACCGCCGCCGATGGAGTTCTACTCCGATAAGGTAGAGCGCTTGGCCATGGGGCACGAGCACCCAGCCATCCTGCTTAGAGACGAGCTCGGCGCTAAGCTGAAGCTGAAGGCTTTCCTCTCCGGCGAGCACTCGGGGAAAGCAGTCTACGTCCTCCCGGCGCTCAGCCCCCTTATGCCCGGCACCGAGGTGAATGTGGATAGGCCTCTGCTCTCGCCGCTACTGAAGGACGCGGAAATCGACGCTTTCCGCGTGTACGCAGTCGACGTCGAGGCTGGAATCTTCGACTTCGGGGAGCTGCGCAGCGTTAAGCTCGCGCTCGCCTACCCCTAG
- a CDS encoding YhbY family RNA-binding protein, with translation MSKIFQDESVVTVNIGKKGITDSLLSELDNVLRARGVVKVKLLRSYRESADLTREEVAKLLSEKLGAEVVGIRGFVIALRKPRGRRARA, from the coding sequence ATGAGCAAAATCTTCCAGGACGAGAGCGTAGTTACAGTGAACATCGGTAAAAAAGGAATAACGGACTCGCTCCTCAGCGAGCTGGATAACGTGCTTCGCGCTCGCGGTGTAGTGAAAGTCAAGCTGCTGAGAAGCTACCGGGAGAGCGCGGACCTCACGCGGGAAGAGGTAGCGAAGCTCCTGTCAGAGAAGCTGGGCGCGGAGGTTGTGGGTATTCGAGGCTTTGTCATCGCACTGAGAAAGCCTAGGGGTAGGCGAGCGCGAGCTTAA
- a CDS encoding MoaD/ThiS family protein — MNSGGRIRVVVDIFGREVRELSLAEGATVVDLLNLIGFKASEVVVAVDGEVVAEDEPLRDGSRVKLHSVVSGG; from the coding sequence GTGAATAGCGGAGGAAGAATCAGAGTAGTGGTCGACATCTTCGGCAGGGAGGTGAGAGAGCTAAGCTTAGCCGAGGGCGCGACTGTGGTAGACTTGCTGAACCTTATCGGCTTTAAGGCGAGCGAGGTCGTCGTCGCTGTGGATGGCGAAGTCGTAGCTGAGGACGAACCCTTGAGGGACGGATCCCGGGTCAAGCTCCACTCTGTAGTGTCGGGAGGCTGA
- a CDS encoding TIGR00269 family protein, translating into MVYAAKCFICGERAAARVSYLSEFLCSKHFVEYFERRVRAAIEWFRMVEPGDRVAVAVSGGKDSLTTLYLLSKYSGELGYEVFGIAVDEGIAGYREFKLEALRSFTSELGVDLHVVSFKELFGLTLDDAFKALAERGLEIKPCAVCGVFRRYALNKAARELGATKLATGHNLDDEIQVFVMNLLKAHVDGVVREGVVSEPGEEALVPRIKPLYFVPEKEVLVYTLLKGIYTPFVECPYIVHALRHPVRRWLNAVDSEDPGVKYRVLAMKEVFRNVLQPPSKTLGRCELCGEPTSHRVCRACELKTYILGSHNSLKKPAV; encoded by the coding sequence GTGGTCTACGCGGCTAAGTGTTTTATCTGCGGCGAGCGTGCTGCTGCACGCGTATCTTACTTGAGCGAGTTTCTCTGCTCTAAGCACTTCGTAGAGTACTTCGAGAGGAGAGTCCGCGCTGCCATAGAATGGTTCCGGATGGTTGAGCCGGGCGATAGGGTCGCGGTCGCGGTAAGCGGGGGGAAAGACAGCCTAACTACTCTCTACCTTTTGTCGAAGTACTCCGGAGAGCTGGGCTACGAGGTTTTCGGGATCGCTGTCGACGAGGGCATCGCCGGCTACCGGGAGTTCAAGCTCGAAGCGCTGAGAAGCTTCACAAGCGAGCTTGGGGTCGACCTCCATGTCGTCTCCTTTAAAGAGCTTTTCGGGCTGACGCTAGACGATGCTTTCAAAGCTCTAGCGGAGCGGGGCCTGGAGATAAAGCCGTGCGCGGTCTGCGGCGTGTTCCGGAGGTACGCGCTGAATAAAGCTGCTAGAGAGCTGGGTGCAACGAAGCTAGCTACGGGGCACAACCTCGACGACGAGATCCAGGTCTTCGTGATGAACCTCCTCAAGGCGCATGTCGACGGTGTAGTCAGGGAGGGCGTAGTCTCGGAGCCCGGCGAAGAAGCTCTAGTCCCGAGGATAAAGCCGCTTTACTTCGTACCGGAGAAGGAAGTGCTCGTGTACACTCTGCTAAAGGGGATCTACACACCGTTCGTGGAGTGCCCTTACATCGTCCACGCGCTCCGCCACCCCGTGCGGCGCTGGCTCAACGCTGTTGACAGCGAGGATCCGGGCGTGAAGTACAGGGTGCTGGCGATGAAAGAGGTTTTCAGGAACGTTCTACAGCCCCCCTCTAAAACGCTGGGGCGCTGCGAGCTGTGCGGAGAGCCAACCTCTCACCGCGTATGCCGAGCCTGCGAGCTAAAAACCTATATACTTGGCAGTCATAACAGTTTAAAGAAGCCCGCTGTTTGA
- a CDS encoding XTP/dITP diphosphatase yields MRVYIVTGNRGKFLEMAEVLARSKIEAVQLSLKKLEVQSKSLEEIARVAAEHLPPLDAPAVVEDAGLFVEALKGFPGPFSHYVYETIGCRGLLKLMRGVENRAATFKSAIALRLPGGEILVFTGEARGTITHEERGTGGFGFDPIFQPEGQAKTFAEMTLEEKNLYSHRGAAARKLSAWLTERYSEK; encoded by the coding sequence ATGCGTGTATACATAGTCACTGGAAACAGGGGGAAATTCTTAGAAATGGCTGAGGTACTAGCGCGGAGCAAGATAGAGGCGGTTCAGCTCAGCTTGAAGAAGCTGGAAGTCCAGTCGAAGAGCCTCGAAGAAATCGCGCGCGTAGCTGCAGAGCACCTCCCTCCCCTTGATGCACCAGCAGTCGTCGAGGATGCGGGCCTCTTCGTAGAGGCTTTGAAAGGCTTCCCGGGGCCCTTCAGCCACTACGTGTACGAAACCATAGGATGCAGAGGGCTCCTGAAGTTGATGCGGGGGGTTGAGAACAGGGCTGCAACCTTCAAATCAGCCATCGCTCTGCGCCTACCCGGCGGCGAGATACTCGTGTTCACCGGGGAGGCAAGAGGCACTATCACCCATGAGGAGAGAGGTACTGGAGGCTTCGGCTTCGACCCGATCTTTCAGCCTGAGGGGCAAGCGAAAACCTTCGCTGAAATGACTCTTGAGGAGAAAAACCTGTACTCACACCGCGGCGCAGCAGCGAGAAAGCTATCCGCATGGCTCACTGAAAGATATTCGGAAAAGTGA
- a CDS encoding ABC transporter ATP-binding protein, with protein sequence MARGVEVKVENVWKTYRDRGATQALRGVTLEVRRGELFSILGPSGCGKTTLLRILAGLIEPDEGRVYFDKRDVTHTPPYERPIGMVFQDLALFPHLTVYRNVSFSLEIAGWPEDRIERRVREVLELVRLPFDQFANRRISQLSGGQQQRVAIARALAREPRLLLLDEPFSHLDYKVRVELITELKRLQRETGVTTIYVTHDQNEAMMLSDRLAVMKDGVVQQVGSPLEVYRRPANAFVASFLGEANILRTRAVAGLIKLGGANFHLGKLSPELDNYTGEVMLLLRPESLNLEPLRSEAALTFTARLLDKIFLGPLTRLILDGHGDFELQALVPTREALPLEPGSTVSVYVDPEEVRVYLVDGEEAASAR encoded by the coding sequence ATGGCGAGAGGAGTTGAGGTAAAAGTCGAGAATGTCTGGAAGACCTACAGGGATAGGGGTGCGACTCAGGCCTTACGCGGCGTAACGCTCGAGGTGAGGAGGGGGGAGCTCTTCAGCATCCTGGGTCCCAGTGGCTGCGGGAAGACAACTCTCCTACGGATCCTGGCGGGGCTTATCGAGCCCGACGAGGGGAGAGTCTACTTCGATAAGCGCGACGTGACGCACACGCCTCCTTACGAGAGGCCTATCGGCATGGTCTTTCAGGATTTAGCCCTCTTTCCCCACCTAACAGTTTACAGGAACGTTTCCTTCAGCCTCGAGATTGCCGGCTGGCCCGAAGATAGGATTGAGCGCCGCGTCCGCGAAGTGCTGGAGCTGGTTCGACTACCTTTCGACCAGTTTGCCAACAGGAGGATTAGCCAGCTGAGCGGTGGGCAGCAGCAGAGGGTGGCTATTGCCAGGGCTTTGGCGCGGGAGCCGAGGCTCCTCCTCCTCGACGAACCGTTCAGCCACCTGGACTACAAGGTTAGAGTTGAGCTGATAACTGAGCTGAAGCGCCTGCAGAGGGAGACAGGGGTCACGACGATCTATGTCACTCACGACCAGAATGAGGCGATGATGCTTTCGGACAGGCTCGCGGTCATGAAGGACGGGGTTGTTCAGCAGGTCGGCTCACCGCTGGAAGTTTACCGCCGCCCAGCCAATGCTTTCGTCGCTTCATTTCTCGGTGAGGCTAACATCCTGCGCACCAGGGCTGTAGCTGGCCTCATCAAGCTGGGGGGCGCGAACTTCCACCTCGGAAAGCTCTCCCCCGAGCTCGACAACTATACAGGTGAGGTCATGCTGCTCCTCCGCCCCGAGAGCTTGAACCTGGAGCCGCTACGGAGTGAGGCAGCGCTCACCTTCACCGCCCGCCTCCTAGATAAAATCTTCCTCGGGCCGCTCACGAGGCTTATTCTCGACGGTCACGGCGACTTCGAGCTTCAAGCTCTAGTACCGACGCGGGAGGCTCTCCCCCTGGAGCCCGGCTCCACGGTTAGCGTGTACGTGGACCCTGAGGAGGTACGGGTGTACTTGGTTGACGGCGAGGAGGCAGCCTCCGCGCGTTAG
- a CDS encoding ABC transporter permease yields MTARRQPPRVSALAAIAVIPLAYVLATFYLPLLILFAESVRWEGLGTYSGVFLNPDYLSVIGYSLTLAVLTTSLTFLIALPAAYHLAFNVDDEAVKSRLLVLFTVPMLVNFLLRTYALMNILSFFGLTGTYAGMVIGMVYEFLPYMLLPLYSTFERIERRYLEAAQTLGARPAQTFLRVTLPLAIPGVASGVALVFLMSFTEFIVPAMLGGVYGYTVGYLIWDLFLKFRNWPAGSALAFVVTLASLLIVYAYARWGLGYEA; encoded by the coding sequence TTGACGGCGAGGAGGCAGCCTCCGCGCGTTAGCGCCCTGGCAGCTATAGCGGTAATCCCGCTCGCGTACGTGCTGGCGACGTTCTACCTACCTCTCCTAATCCTCTTTGCTGAAAGCGTGAGGTGGGAGGGGCTTGGCACGTACTCAGGGGTTTTCCTGAACCCCGACTACCTTTCGGTGATCGGGTACTCGCTCACGCTAGCCGTGCTAACAACTAGCCTCACTTTCTTAATTGCGCTGCCGGCTGCTTACCACCTGGCGTTCAACGTGGATGATGAGGCCGTGAAGAGTCGTCTGCTCGTCCTCTTCACCGTGCCCATGCTGGTGAACTTCCTCTTAAGGACTTACGCGCTAATGAACATCCTCTCGTTTTTCGGGCTCACGGGGACGTATGCGGGAATGGTCATCGGCATGGTATACGAGTTTTTGCCGTACATGCTTCTACCCCTTTACTCGACCTTCGAGAGGATAGAGCGAAGGTACCTGGAAGCCGCGCAGACGTTGGGGGCAAGGCCGGCGCAAACTTTCCTTAGAGTTACATTGCCGCTCGCTATCCCGGGTGTAGCCTCGGGTGTAGCGCTAGTCTTCCTCATGTCTTTCACCGAGTTTATCGTGCCTGCCATGCTGGGAGGCGTCTACGGGTACACGGTGGGCTACTTGATCTGGGACTTGTTCTTGAAGTTCCGGAACTGGCCTGCGGGTTCCGCGCTCGCTTTCGTAGTGACTCTAGCTTCTCTGCTAATCGTTTACGCTTACGCACGATGGGGGCTCGGGTATGAGGCTTAA
- a CDS encoding ABC transporter permease: MRLKTILSGYTILLLFLLYIPLAYVVVQSFNSSRYPGTWEGFTLSWYAKLLSDAEVARAALNGFAVALSSAVISTVLGGVAAYHFSKKSSHSFLDSFFYVPIVLPEIVESVSLLMLYYYVGAELGFWTVLVGHTAYNIAYAYVALKPQFAITSRNIEAAALTLGAKPFDVFIRIYFPLAMPGVVSSLLITFVMSFDDFVKTAFTTGPGFKTLPLVIWSRAARGRATQDLNALATILIVVSLVASYVYTRQVFARRE; encoded by the coding sequence ATGAGGCTTAAAACGATCCTCTCAGGCTACACGATCCTACTCCTCTTCCTGCTGTACATCCCGCTCGCGTACGTGGTTGTCCAGTCGTTCAACTCCTCAAGGTACCCTGGCACCTGGGAGGGCTTCACGCTCAGCTGGTACGCTAAGCTGCTCTCAGACGCAGAGGTCGCTCGCGCGGCACTCAACGGGTTCGCGGTGGCTCTAAGCTCTGCTGTAATCTCGACAGTGCTGGGTGGTGTCGCGGCCTACCACTTCTCAAAGAAGAGCTCACACAGCTTTCTAGACAGCTTCTTCTACGTGCCGATAGTGCTTCCCGAGATTGTCGAGTCTGTATCCCTGCTCATGCTCTACTACTATGTCGGGGCTGAGCTTGGCTTCTGGACTGTGCTCGTTGGACACACAGCTTACAACATTGCTTACGCGTACGTGGCCCTGAAGCCCCAGTTCGCGATAACCTCGAGAAATATCGAGGCCGCGGCCCTCACTCTCGGCGCAAAACCATTCGACGTCTTCATCCGGATCTACTTCCCTCTAGCTATGCCCGGAGTCGTGAGCTCCCTCCTAATCACCTTCGTCATGTCGTTCGACGATTTCGTGAAAACAGCTTTCACGACGGGCCCCGGCTTCAAGACACTGCCGCTGGTAATCTGGTCGAGAGCAGCTAGAGGGAGGGCTACCCAAGACCTGAACGCGCTGGCTACAATACTAATCGTGGTTTCGCTGGTAGCGAGCTACGTATACACGAGGCAGGTTTTTGCGAGAAGAGAGTGA